One window from the genome of Thermaerobacter marianensis DSM 12885 encodes:
- a CDS encoding GntR family transcriptional regulator — translation MAAQGGNRPTLYLEIMEELRRQIREGRLRPGDRIPSERELAAQFGASRMTVRHALNQLAWDGIIVRRQGRGSFVAEPKIPLGLQFLTSFSEDMRRRGLTPSSRLLGVGVTEADPATAEALGLLVDRRVTALRRVRYADDRPLSVEYVQVPYRLLPALADHVRQVFKGKSRSDFSLYAFFARAGIGLERARQTVEATVATPDLARLLQVAEGAPLLLLTRVSYDGSGRAVEMVRAWYRGDRYRYETELVRPPAVDPTGAAPAAVGWEAPVQTQGRQG, via the coding sequence ATGGCCGCCCAGGGTGGGAACCGCCCAACCCTGTACCTGGAAATCATGGAGGAGCTGCGGCGCCAGATCCGCGAGGGACGGTTACGGCCGGGCGACCGCATTCCGTCGGAGCGGGAATTGGCGGCGCAGTTCGGTGCCAGCCGCATGACCGTCCGTCACGCGCTGAACCAGCTGGCCTGGGACGGGATCATTGTGCGCCGTCAGGGCCGTGGCAGCTTCGTGGCGGAACCGAAGATCCCCCTTGGGCTCCAATTCCTGACCAGCTTTTCCGAGGATATGCGGCGCCGGGGCCTCACTCCGTCTTCCCGCCTGCTGGGCGTGGGCGTCACGGAGGCGGATCCGGCGACCGCCGAGGCATTGGGCCTCTTGGTCGACCGGCGCGTGACCGCCCTCCGGCGCGTGCGCTACGCAGACGACCGTCCCCTGTCCGTCGAGTACGTCCAGGTCCCTTACCGCTTGCTTCCTGCACTGGCCGATCACGTGCGGCAGGTCTTCAAAGGGAAGTCCCGCAGCGACTTCTCCCTCTATGCGTTTTTCGCCCGCGCCGGGATCGGCCTGGAACGGGCGCGGCAGACCGTAGAGGCCACGGTCGCCACGCCGGATCTGGCACGGCTGTTGCAGGTAGCCGAGGGAGCGCCGTTGCTCCTTCTGACACGGGTCAGCTACGACGGATCCGGACGCGCGGTGGAAATGGTCCGCGCCTGGTATCGGGGTGACCGGTACCGTTACGAAACGGAGCTGGTGCGGCCGCCCGCCGTCGACCCCACCGGAGCTGCGCCGGCAGCGGTCGGGTGGGAAGCCCCTGTCCAGACGCAAGGCAGGCAGGGGTGA